The sequence GTAAAGATGCGAACGTTGTGCATCGATGGTCTCGAGGAGCGCGGGTGCTCCGCTCGGAGGATCGGAAATTGGCTGGGGCGGGAGGATTCGAACCTCCGATTGCCGGAATCAAAATCCGGTGACTTACCGCTTGTCTACGCCCCAGTCCGAACGTCACGCGACAAACGGAAACGCACCCGGCGCCAGGGTATGGACCACGTCGACCCGCCAGCCCCGGCTTCCGGCTTCCCGTTCCAGCCGGGCCCCGGCCCTGCGCGCCGCCTCTTCCCCGGGAAACAGGCCGAACACCGACGAGCCCGAACCCGACATGAGGCGCCCCGCCGCGCCGGCGGCCCCCAGGAGGTCCAGGGCCTCTCCGACCCTCGGCTCCAGCCCCCGAGCCGTTCCTTCCAGGTCGTTGCGAAGGGCTTCGACAAACCCCCGAAAATTGAACTGCGCTATGGTATGGGCCGCCCCGGGGGATGTCAACCCCGGAGTGAGGAGCGAAAACACCCGTGCCGTAGACAGAAACGCGCCGGGGTGGACCAGCACGAGCCACAGCGGCTCGAAGGGGGCCGCGGGAGTGACGGATTCCCCGATCCCCTCTACCCACGCGGGTCCCCGGGCGAAAAAAAAGGGCACATCGGCCCCTACCCCGAAGGCGCACCGCGCCCTGGCGGCCGCCGAAAGCGGCCGGTGCCACAGGCGCTCCAGGCCCAGGATGGTCGCCGCGGCGTCGCTGGACCCTCCCCCCAGCCCGGCCCCCGCGGGAACCCTCTTGGCGACCCTCACCCGAGCGCCCCCCCGGACGCCGCTCTCTGCAAAGTAGATCCGGGCCGCCCGGTGGCAGAGGTTCTCCTCGCCCCCCGGCACCCCCGCCGCGCCTTCCACCTCTACCTCGATGCGCCCCTCCTCGGGCAGCGCCTCGACCTCGAGCCGATCGAAGAGGCTCACCGCCGCCAGGAACATGCGCAGGTCGTGGTAGCCGTCGGACCGCCGGCCGCGCACCTCGAGGAAGAGGTTCACCTTGGCCGGCGCCCGGAGCGTGAGGCTCCGCCCTGTCTCCACGGCGTCTTCGATCACGAGGCCCTACAGGGTCTCGATGAGGCGCATCCCGAAGGACTCGCAGGCGGCCAGGTCTTCTGCGGTGGGGACGAGCTGCACCCGCACCGGCTCCTCGGGCACCCGAAAGCGCAGACCCCGCATGCGGTCCGAGATCATCTTGGGTCCTTCGCCGCTCCATCCGAACGAGCCGAATGCCGCGCCGAGCTTTCCCTTGACCTTGATCGTGGCCATCGCGCTGAACAGCGCCCACACGTGCTCGAGGGCGTCGCCGTTGATGGTGCAGGAACCCACCGCCAGGGCGTCGGCCGCCTCGATCTCGTCGAGCAGGACTTCCAGGTCGAGCCCCTGGAGGCTGCGCACGGCCACCTGCGCCCCGGCGGCCTCGGCCCCCCGGGCCACCGCCTCGGCCATCCGGGCGGTGTTTCCGTAGGAGCTCGCGTGGAGCACCAAGAGGCGCCTGCGGTCGCCCCGGGGCGGCTCTTCGCTCCACTGCCGGTACTTCTCCAGGCAACCGGCGATCCCCGCGCGCAGCAGGGGGCCGTGGCTCGGGCAGACCACCCGCAGGGGCAGGTCGCGGATCTTTCCCAGCCCTTGGCGCACATGCTCCTTGAAGGGCCGCATGATGACCCGGAAGTAGTGCGCGAAGGCGTCGCTGTAGTCGTCGACCCGGTCGTCGAAGA is a genomic window of Thermodesulfobacteriota bacterium containing:
- a CDS encoding 4-(cytidine 5'-diphospho)-2-C-methyl-D-erythritol kinase; this encodes MIEDAVETGRSLTLRAPAKVNLFLEVRGRRSDGYHDLRMFLAAVSLFDRLEVEALPEEGRIEVEVEGAAGVPGGEENLCHRAARIYFAESGVRGGARVRVAKRVPAGAGLGGGSSDAAATILGLERLWHRPLSAAARARCAFGVGADVPFFFARGPAWVEGIGESVTPAAPFEPLWLVLVHPGAFLSTARVFSLLTPGLTSPGAAHTIAQFNFRGFVEALRNDLEGTARGLEPRVGEALDLLGAAGAAGRLMSGSGSSVFGLFPGEEAARRAGARLEREAGSRGWRVDVVHTLAPGAFPFVA
- a CDS encoding FprA family A-type flavoprotein — protein: MGPVEIVPGIRWAGVLDPQLRVFDVIMRAEHGTTYNSFVVEGRDKVAVIEASKGKFADVYLETLAKAVDPARIDYVVLNHLEPDHSGALGALLERAPRARVVVSKAGRVFVQHILNRDVNPLTVGDGDRLDLGGKTLRFLHAPFLHWPDTMFTYAEEDGVLFPCDFLGAHYCDDRLFDDRVDDYSDAFAHYFRVIMRPFKEHVRQGLGKIRDLPLRVVCPSHGPLLRAGIAGCLEKYRQWSEEPPRGDRRRLLVLHASSYGNTARMAEAVARGAEAAGAQVAVRSLQGLDLEVLLDEIEAADALAVGSCTINGDALEHVWALFSAMATIKVKGKLGAAFGSFGWSGEGPKMISDRMRGLRFRVPEEPVRVQLVPTAEDLAACESFGMRLIETL